From Pongo pygmaeus isolate AG05252 chromosome 1, NHGRI_mPonPyg2-v2.0_pri, whole genome shotgun sequence, one genomic window encodes:
- the LOC129045163 gene encoding uncharacterized protein LOC129045163 — protein sequence MFPTRASSFPLGRPPRSDPCKSRESWKQVPDQEGRRRRSRYREMIRCFHPFRFFQLVVKVTSCLEARGDPDLGAAPMGCEADSFLGVTPNRDQAFPPHQSATLALEIPRAREGCKFSFLNVTD from the exons ATGTTCCCCACCCGCGCCTCCAGCTTTCCTCTCGGCCGGCCCCCGCGCTCCGACCCCTGCAAGTCTCGCGAGAGCTGGAAACAAGTCCCAGATCAGGAAGGCCGGCGCAGACGCTCCAGATATCGCGAGATGATCCGCTGCTTCCATCCCTTCCGGTTTTTTCAGTTGGTCGTCAAGGTGACGAGTTGCCTGGAGGCTCGAGGTGACCCTGACCTTGGGGCTGCGCCTATGGGCTGCGAAGCTGACAGTTTCCTAGGCGTCACCCCAAACCGTGACCAGGCCTTTCCTCCGCACCAAAGTGCGACATTGGCCCTGGAAATCCCCCGGGCAAGAGAGG GTTGTAAATTCAGCTTCCTTAACGTCACAGATTAG